One Acetonema longum DSM 6540 DNA window includes the following coding sequences:
- a CDS encoding lipase family protein: MPQKRRLPPTEPKVHKGFNEFVQAGPSAVLRNPQRIHLSFPDLLRNDRNYKLLLTGHSLGGAAATLSGARLLSMGVSPDQLEIITFGAPAVGNAAFAAHYEPILPLTRIVHSGDKVTGVLQTLAGGYRQFGREILWRPPDMVDDAHELAGYIDSAIKNYYDKRRLAIEAGMPQPVLPGGKYQNHERVYITPLTNNLLSDLSSDFWYMQEALLDEYRQALPDSVIAKDRTNWREAAVAAGCRWAVVSEVGAVKMKEVENTYYIIFTQTVYNITNDSASVAATAVFSTSTSTLTPLGAFIHTFKGMHAQLADQFNKASQGK, from the coding sequence ATGCCGCAAAAAAGAAGACTCCCCCCCACGGAACCGAAGGTCCACAAGGGCTTTAACGAATTTGTCCAGGCCGGTCCGTCGGCTGTTCTGCGCAATCCCCAGCGGATTCACCTTTCTTTTCCCGACTTGCTCCGCAATGACAGAAATTACAAGCTGCTCCTGACCGGCCACAGTCTCGGCGGCGCAGCCGCCACCCTGTCCGGGGCCCGGCTGTTAAGCATGGGAGTCAGCCCGGATCAGCTGGAGATCATCACGTTTGGTGCCCCCGCCGTAGGCAATGCGGCTTTTGCCGCTCATTACGAGCCAATCCTTCCCCTCACCCGGATCGTCCATTCCGGCGATAAGGTAACCGGCGTCCTGCAAACTCTGGCCGGCGGCTACCGGCAGTTCGGCCGGGAAATTCTATGGCGACCGCCGGATATGGTGGACGATGCGCATGAATTGGCCGGTTATATTGATTCGGCGATAAAGAACTACTATGACAAACGCCGTCTGGCTATTGAGGCCGGCATGCCGCAGCCTGTCCTTCCCGGCGGCAAATACCAAAATCACGAACGCGTCTATATCACCCCGCTTACCAACAATCTTCTCTCCGACCTGTCGTCCGATTTCTGGTACATGCAAGAAGCCTTACTGGATGAATACCGGCAAGCCTTGCCGGATTCCGTTATAGCCAAAGACCGGACTAACTGGCGAGAAGCAGCCGTCGCCGCTGGCTGCCGCTGGGCCGTGGTCTCCGAGGTGGGCGCTGTGAAAATGAAGGAAGTAGAGAACACTTACTACATCATATTTACGCAAACTGTCTATAATATCACAAACGACAGCGCTTCCGTAGCCGCCACCGCTGTTTTTTCAACATCAACCTCTACCTTGACCCCCTTGGGCGCCTTCATTCATACTTTCAAAGGAATGCATGCCCAATTGGCGGATCAGTTTAACAAAGCAAGCCAGGGAAAATAG
- a CDS encoding TetR/AcrR family transcriptional regulator has translation MFLRDHIVLAAAEELKTRGVKFTMNDLAKRLSLSKTTLYDHFAAKSDLIQELVNRSSQTIQEQEDEIYKNARLSTAEKIQSLLKISQKVFGPVYNRAIHDDFRHYYPDHYKQLSDFRQERLDKLMALIQQGIEEHAFRPVNVSVFRQLIISVLDDLCSFQFLEKNNMTYADALTALSDIILHGLIPPKEGDIR, from the coding sequence ATGTTCTTGCGTGACCACATTGTCTTAGCCGCTGCCGAAGAACTGAAAACCCGAGGCGTAAAGTTCACGATGAATGACCTGGCCAAGCGGCTTAGTCTCAGCAAAACGACTTTATATGATCACTTTGCCGCAAAAAGCGATCTGATACAGGAACTGGTAAACAGGAGCAGCCAAACTATTCAGGAACAGGAAGATGAGATTTATAAGAATGCCCGACTATCCACTGCCGAAAAAATTCAAAGTCTGCTGAAAATCAGTCAAAAAGTATTTGGGCCGGTTTACAATCGTGCGATTCACGATGATTTCCGACATTATTATCCTGATCATTATAAGCAGCTATCAGATTTTCGCCAGGAACGTCTCGATAAGCTGATGGCGCTTATCCAGCAGGGTATAGAAGAACACGCATTTCGCCCTGTCAACGTCTCTGTATTCAGGCAGTTGATCATCAGCGTACTGGATGATTTATGTTCCTTTCAATTTTTAGAAAAAAACAACATGACCTATGCAGATGCATTGACCGCACTCTCGGACATTATTTTACATGGTCTGATCCCGCCAAAAGAAGGTGATATCCGTTGA
- a CDS encoding AEC family transporter, protein MDIFTKLLYLFADLILPLAVGYLCRCRAWFDQDISRRLVRTNIWGFVPVLAILTLWVLPLNYSLIWLPAIGVLLCMIPGIVAYFRVEKKFPDPLDKGSYVLSAILSNTTTLGGLCAYIFYGETGFAAGQMVVMLQNVVMFSFCFPLAAYYYQKSIGGRFDGQSVSAIFITPNQLPVVGTIVGLLLNLSGIARPALAAAAVDPLVHIGAWTALLPIGYSIDIAGMRKYYSELLDLLPVKFIVTPLAAYLLANGLIANGDKAILHTVVLLAAMPTAVNTVIAAQMNQLNVNIAMAAFVLTTAVFVGLGIPLLFLWIM, encoded by the coding sequence GTGGATATATTTACAAAATTGCTGTACCTGTTTGCGGACCTGATCCTGCCTTTGGCTGTCGGATATTTATGCCGTTGCCGGGCCTGGTTTGATCAGGATATTTCCCGGCGGTTGGTCCGGACCAACATCTGGGGTTTTGTGCCGGTTTTAGCCATATTGACTTTGTGGGTGCTGCCGCTTAACTATTCATTGATCTGGCTGCCGGCTATCGGTGTTTTGCTTTGCATGATTCCGGGGATCGTTGCCTATTTTCGGGTAGAAAAGAAATTTCCCGATCCCCTGGACAAAGGAAGCTATGTTCTGAGCGCCATATTATCCAACACCACTACATTAGGCGGCCTGTGCGCTTATATCTTTTATGGGGAAACAGGCTTTGCGGCAGGGCAGATGGTTGTTATGCTGCAAAATGTGGTCATGTTTTCCTTTTGTTTTCCTCTGGCAGCGTACTATTATCAGAAAAGCATCGGCGGCCGTTTTGACGGGCAGTCCGTGTCAGCTATCTTCATCACCCCGAATCAGCTGCCGGTAGTGGGTACGATCGTTGGCCTTCTGCTGAACCTGTCCGGGATAGCCCGGCCGGCTTTGGCCGCGGCGGCAGTAGACCCTTTGGTGCATATCGGCGCCTGGACAGCCTTACTCCCCATAGGCTATTCTATCGATATCGCCGGTATGCGTAAATATTACAGCGAACTGTTGGATCTCTTGCCGGTTAAATTTATTGTGACGCCCCTGGCTGCCTATTTGTTAGCCAATGGATTGATTGCCAACGGGGACAAAGCAATTTTACATACCGTTGTTCTTCTTGCCGCCATGCCTACTGCTGTCAATACTGTAATTGCCGCACAGATGAACCAATTGAACGTTAACATAGCCATGGCTGCATTTGTTTTGACCACTGCCGTATTTGTCGGTCTGGGAATTCCTTTGCTATTTTTGTGGATCATGTAA